Within Bacillota bacterium, the genomic segment TAAAAACTGCTACAAGACAAAAACATATACCTTTAAACTCTTACATATCATTGAATAAACCGGTTTTCGATGAGGAATCCGATAGGACCCTGCTGGATGTAATTTGCGGCAATGAGGTTGTTTCAGACCCGGAAGAAATGATTATAAGCAGGGAAGAAATTGCAGGGATAGAGGGAAAATTAAATGAAATGTTAAGCAAGCTGGAGTGGAAAGTACTGTCCTTATACCTTGAAGGAAAATCCTATAACGAAATTGCCCTTGAGTTGCATAGGCATGTTAAATCTATAGACAATGCCTTACAAAGAGTAAAACGTAAATTAGAGAAATATTTTGAAGAAGAAAAATTCAAATTGCATTATATCAATGAATAAAGACCTAGACAAAATATTAGAATTGTGGTATAAAAAATGTAGTATCAGCAATAAATTTAATAAGTATAATGAATATAATTTATTGCAGAGAAATTTAATTATGAAATTTATAAATATGAGCATTAGCGCGGGTGTAATTCAATGGTAGAATATCAGCTTCCCAAGCTGACTGCGAGGGTTCGATTCCCTTCACCCGCTCCATTGTATGCCCTCATAGCTCAGTAGGTAGAGCGCATCCATGGTAAGGATGAGGTCACCAGTTCGATTCTGGTTGAGGGCTCCAGAAAAAATCCTTCAAATACTTGATTTTAGAGTATTTGAAGGATTTTTTAATTTTTGCCATTATCCATTTTTTGCCAAAATTATTCAAAAAAATTGTTTTTAAGTGGTACTTAAGTGATACTAAATAATGTACATTACATACATTTATACCTATATAGCTATTTTGGCATAACTGTAGATGTTAATGTTGAAAGAGGAAAATTAAATGTTGACAAGTATAAAGAACTTTCGGATAAGGTTATGGAAGAATTCCCGAACCTAAAGGTTATGATAATTACATTGCACGAAAGTAAAAGCGCAGATTATAATGGATGGTCTGCATGCCTGAACGATGGCGAAAACTTTTATCATAGCCGAAAATACGATATTACTGATATAGTGGATCGTGTGGGTGCAGGAGATGCTTTTTCAGGAGGTTTAATATATGGGTTTAATAAGTAAGACAAAGAAGATGCCCTCAATAATAAAATGTATACCTTAAGATAATATATATGCTAAGGCCGAAAATACTGTTAGTCACTATGGTGCTGAATGATTTTATCCGTTTATTTATAAGGAATATAAGGAAGAAGACATAAAGAGCTATGATTTTATGTTTCAGGTGCATAATGAATCTAATGAATATTGAAAAATGCGTCGATAGCAAAATGTGGTAGAGGAAAGAAAAATAGATGAGGTTGTCGATAAAGAAAAAAGGGAAAAGCTTTTAAATACTTGAAATGGGCGCGTGATAAGGCTGATTGGCTTGATTCTCTTATCGTCTTACAGAAAAGGAAGATGAGCTTTTAGGTAAAAGCAAACATATATTTGAACTCATAGAAGATGAGGATTTTTAGACAAAATGCTAACCTTAAACTTGATGTGTGAAAACATATCAAGTGTTTTTTTTAGTGTTTTTCGCCGTTCGAAGCACGTTGAGTGCGTAGTATCGCTCAAAAGAAAACACAGTGAGTAAAACCTTGCATAGCAAGGCTTTATGGGTTCTTGGGAGGAATTGGATATGTTCCCGTGGGCGGGGGGAGGAAACAGCCAAAGGAAAAAGAAACTGTAATATCAATTTATTCTTGAATATTCTTGCAAAAATTAATAGAATAGAAATGTGAAAAGTAGGTGTTTTATATGGATGGTCATTTGATGCTCAAAGAAATTGCTGAAGGATATTCGGTAAAAAGTCAAAAAGTTATTATTGCCTGTGTTGACAGGGATATATTGAAATACTTCTTTTCGAATTGGGAATGGCTAAATCTTGGACTCATTGTATCCGAACATCTTTTAAAGTTGCCGAAAGAAGCTAGAAAAGAGGAGATAGTGGATATTGTAAGAAAAATAATAGAAGTGACTGATTCGGAAAATGTTGTGATAGAAAACATTGATGTTCTTTTTTCACCCGAATATTCCCTTGATGTTATTAAATTATTTACATTGGCAGGGAAAAACAAACGTCTAATTATATTATGGGAAGGCACTTTTAAAAACGGAATTCTCACTTATGCAGAACCAGGTTATGATGATTATCACAGCTACGAGATAAAAAATTATGATGCATATTGCATCACAAAATAGAGGTGATAGAATGAAGTACAGTGAACTGGTGAGTTTTGAGCCCATTGAAACTGTTATTCAAATTAAGGATGCCGATGATTCGGAAAAAGCAGCAAAACTTATCGAAAGTTATGTCATGTCGGATGATATGGCTAAAATGATTAATGACAAGATACTTTCAGAACTTAATCTAAATGAAGTTGTGGATAACAAAGGAGTATTTCTTGTCGGTAATTATGGTACGGGTAAATCGCATCTCATGTCTGTCATATCGGCAATAGCTGAAGATGAAAATAATATTAAATATCTAAAGAATAAAAAGTTTGCCGAATATATAAAACCAATTGCAGGTAAATTCGAAGTGCTACGTATTGAGATAGGTGCAGTCAAAACATCTCTTAGAGATATCATAACAAAAGAACTTGAAAAAGATTTATCAAAAAGAGGTATTTTTTTTACTTTTCCACCAGCAGACACCATAACCAGCAATAAGGAAGCTTTGAACGAAATGATGGCAAAATTTGAGTGCGCTTATGGTACCAAGGGTTATTTGCTGGTTATTGACGAATTGCTGGATTATCTAAAGAGCAGGACACAAATGGATTTAATGCTTGATTTTGCCTTTTTAAGAGAACTTGGTGAGTTCATCAAAAACTCGAGATTCAGGGTTATTTGCGGTGTACAGGAAGCGCTGTTTGACAACCCAAGTTTTACTTTTGTGTCGACCACACTATTAAAAGTTAAAGACAGGTTTGAACAGGCAATTATCAGAAGAGAAGACATTGCCTATGTCGTTTCGGAACGCATCCTGAAAAAGAATGCAGAACAAAAAGCAAAAATACGGGAACACCTGCAAAAATTCTGTAGTCTATATAAGAACATGGCAGAACGCATGGAAGAGTTTGTTGACCTGTTTCCCATCCACCCTGCGTATATTGAAACATTCCAGCGCGTTTATTTGGCAGAAAAACGAGAAGTATTAAAAACAATTTCAGCAACTGTTAAGAGTATCATTGACACGGAAGTCCCTTCAGATGAACCGGGAATAAAATCCTATGATTCCTACTGGAAATATATCAAGGAAAACCTTGCCAAGAAGGCTGAGCCGGAAATAAAAGAAGTACTGGATAAAAGCAGCTTATTAGAAGATATCATCAATCGTTCATTCACTGCGAAAGCGGTATATAAGCCGTTAGCCATCCGAATCATTTATGCTTTGAGTGTGCACAGATTAACCACGGGCAGCCTTGATGTAAAATCAGGCCTTATTGTTCAGAATCTAAAGGATGACCTGTGCCTTTATATAGATACACCTATAAAGGAAGAAGAGTTTCTTCTTTCAACAATCCAATCAGTAATGAAGGCAATCATGGAAACAGTAAGCGGACAGTTTATTGCATATAATAAGGATAATGAACAGTACTACCTTGATTTGAAAAAGGACATTGATTACGATGCCAAAATCGAGCAAAAAGCGAACGTACTTCATGATTCGCAATTAAACCATTATTTTTATTCCATTATTTATGACATGCTTGATTGGGATGCAAATGAGTATGTTCCCGGACACAAGATTTATGAATATTTTATAAACTGGGAAGAAAAAAACATTTACAGGATTGGTTACTTGTTCATGGGTGAGTCAAATGAACGACCTACGGCACAGCCCCCAAGGGATTTTTACGTTTATTTTCTGCCTCCATATGGAGTATTAACGGCTGCTGATGAAAAAAAAGATGACGAGGTTTTCTTAAAATTTAAAGGCGATGAAGAGTTTAAATCGAACTTAAAAATGTTTGCAGCAGCCACGGAAATGGAACTTCTCGCAGCCCAGTCGGATACAAAGAAAATATACAACAGAAAAGCCGAAGATTATAAAAAGGCAGCTAAAAAATGGATTGACGCCAATAAGATTTCTTGCTTTACAGTTACATACAAAGGCATAACAAGACAGCTTATCGAGGTTTTGCACGGTAAACGTCTTAATGACAAGACTTTTAAAGAAATAATTGACATGGCAGCTTCGATATCCTTATCTGATTATTTTAACGAAAAATATCCCAGGTATCCAAAATTCCAGGTAAAAATCACCGAAAGGAATATCCGGGAAGTATTGGGTAGAGGACTTGATTATATTGCCGGAAAGCAAACCCAGGACGGAGCGAATCTTTTGGACAGCTTCGGACTGTTGTCAGAAGGTAAAATAAAGCCCGAGAACTCAATGTATGCTATGCATTTTATCAAAAAAATAAACAGCCTGCCCTCCAATAATGTTTTAAATGCTATGGATATTTTTGACAACCCATACCATGATGTGTATTATGACAAGGAATTTAAACTGGGACGAGAATGGATAGTTCTCATCTTGGCTGCCATGGCTTATAGCGGATATGTGACAATTCTTGCCGGCAATAATGTAAGGTATGATGCATCAAATCTCGATGCACTGGCAAAAGAAAATCTCTTGTACTTGATTGAATTTAAACATATTGCAAGGCCTAAAGCCCCTGCCATGGCTGAACTGAAAAAAGCGTTTAGTGTACTTGGTATTCCTGAAGGACTCATCGTAAACCCCAATACATGGGATGACGCAGTAAAAGAACTATTAAGCACCACTAGAAACCTCGCTGACAGGGCTCTGCATGCCAGGAATATTTTAAACGAGAATTTTGTTCTCTGGGGTGAACAGCTTATTCCCAATAATATTATGGACGATTACAAGGAAAAAACCCGCGTGGTATTGGATTTTGCCAATGCAGTCAATAGCCGCTTTAATACACCGGCAAAACTAATAAATTTTGATTACACAATTAAGCAGCTTGAAAACATTGCCGAAAGCATCAGAACAATCCGGATCGTGGAAAGATACCAGGACTTAAAGAATCAATGCTCTGCTAACATTGAGTATTTCAGTAAAGTAGAACTTGTAGTAGATGACGAAAACTGGAAAAATAAAATTAAGGCTGAAAAAGATGCCTTCTTTGCCGTAAGGGATGCCCTTAGAACACCGGATGATGTTACCGACTATGCAACCATCATCAATCAGAGGCTAAATGCCCTGAAAGAAGAGTATATTACATATTATATGGATTTGCACGCAAAATGCCGTCTGGGTATAAACGACAGCGCCAGGAAAGGAAGAATCCTTGAAGATAAGACCATGGCAAACTTAAAAAAACTTACAAATATATCCGGTATTCTTTCGGTGGGTATATTTAACGAAATTGTTGAGAAAGAACTGTCTCCGCTCAAGGTATGTTATGAGCTTTCTTCCGTGGAACTTAAGCAAAGCCATATTTGTCCTCACTGCCATTTTAAACCTTCGGATAATGAAAAACCGGTCAAAGGCAGTCTTGATATAATAGAAGATAAACTTGAAAGACTTCTAAAGGAATGGACACAGGCGATTTTATCAAGCATTCAAGACCCGCTGGTAGCCAGTGATACAGAGTATCTTAAACCGGAACAAAAACAGGTAATAAAAGCATTTTTATCAAGCCAAAAATTACCGGAGATTGTAGACAACCACTTTATAGAAGCAGTGAATACATTGCTGCAGGGACTTGACAAGGTAGAAGTGGACATTGGCGAGCTAAGCCAAACCATCCTTTCCTGGGGTCCATGCACGATTGATGACTTGAAAAGAAAGTTTGATACATTAATTGCTAGGTGGTCTAAGGGAAAAGATAAGAATAAATTAAGGATAATTATTAAGAAGTAAATTACTATGGACAGGCTTGCCAACGATGAGTTAAGGCAAAACATTGAACGAAAAGGAATTGAAATTTACAGGAGGAAGGATTAATGAAGCAAATGAAGCTGACTAAAGAGCTATTGGACAAAGTACGTCATTTCGAAGGATTTCCCATAGGCAGGGATGAGGATATTATTGCATTATCGCAGCCGCCGTATTATACTGCATGCCCCAATCCCTTTATTGAGGACTTCATAAAAGAGCATGGCAAACCCTATGATGAAGAAAATGACTGTTACCATCGGGAACCTTTTGCTGCAGATGTCAGTGAAGGGAAAAATGATCCTATATACAATGCCCACAGTTACCACACCAAGGTGCCATATAAAGCAATAATGCGTTATATCCTGCACTATACGGAGCCGGGTGATATAGTCTTCGATGGCTTCTGCGGCACCGGTATGACGGGGGTGGCAGCCCAGATGTGTGGCAATCCTGACCCTGAATTTAAACTGCGGATTGAAAGCGAAATGCCATACGTGAAATGGGGGGCACGGAAGGCCATACTAAACGACCTTTCGCCTGCAGCAACCTTTATTGCTGCCAATTATAACCTTCCGGTAGACGTTGTAGAGTTTGAGAAAGAAGCGAAGAGAATCCTTGACGAGTGCGAAAAAGAGTGCGGCTGGATGTATGAGACACAGCATGTCGACGAAAGCGGCAAGGTAATCACGGGAATTGACGGGAAACCGATCATAGGGAGGATAAACTACGTGGTCTGGTCGGATGTTTTTGTATGCCCTAACTGCTCTAAAGAAATTGTTTTCTGGGAAACAGCGGTGGACAAAGAAAAAGGACAGGTGGTTGAACGATTTTCCTGCCCGCACTGTAGAAGCGAACTGAAAAAAACCGACTGCGAAAGGGCAAAAGAGACGGTATATGACAGGGCTTTAAAGGAGAACCATACCTTTGCAAAACAAGTGCCGGTGCATATCAGCTATTCGGTGGATAATAAACGCTGTAATAAGGACCCCGATGCCTTTGACTTAGAACTCCTGCAAAGAATCGAGGAAATGGAAATACCTTACTGGTATCCCACGGACAGGATGCCGGAGGGATATAATACCGAGCAGCCAAAAAAATCTCATGGAATAACCCATGTGCACCATTTTTATACGAAGAGGAATTTGTGGGTATTGGCGAGTTTATATAAAAAGATTTTACTGGTGCAAATTCAAAAAATAAGGGAAGCTTTACTGTTTGGTTTTAATAATGTACAACAAAGACACTGTAAACTAAACGCTATGCGTTTTAATGTATCATTTCCATCAAATATTACAAGTGGCACGTTATATATGCCATCTCTAATTAAAGAGAATAATATTTATGATCAATTTAAGAATAAATTTTTTAAAAGGTTTACTCATGTATTTAATAAGCTTATAATAAAAGATAATTCGATTATATCAACAAATAGTCATACAAATGTAGTAATGGTTCCAAACAACTCTATCGACTACATCTTCACAGACCCGCCGTTCGGCAGCAACTTGATGTATTCAGAGCTCAACTTCCTCTGGGAAGCATGGCTTAGGGTATTTACCAACAACAAACCTGAGGCGGTTATCAACAAAGTCCAAAAGAAAGGCTTGACTGAATACCAGGAGCTCATGGAAAAATGCTTTGCCGAGTGCTACCGCATCTTGAAACCCGGCCGCTGGATGACGGTAGAGTTTCATAATTCTTCCAATGCGGTGTGGAACAGCATCCAGGAGGCATTGCTGCGGGCAGGCTTTGTGGTAGCCGATGTGCGTACATTAGATAAGCAACAGGGAAGTTTTAAGCAGGTTACTACTACTTCTGCCGTAAAACAGGATTTGATTATCTCTGCATACAAACCCAAAGAAAGCTTCAAACGCCGCTTTCTTGAGCATGCCGGCAGTAGTGATGCAGTCTGGGACTTTGTACGGCAGCACCTTGAAAAGCTACCGGTAGTGGTTGAAAGCAAGGGTAAGCTTACCGTGATTCCCGAGCGGCAGGCATATCTCCTTTTTGACCGCATGGTGGCATACCACATTATAAACGGCATTCCTGTACCCATGGATGCGGGAGAGTTTTACCAGGGACTTAAGGAAAGGTTTGTTGAACGGGATGGGATGTATTTCCTCCCTGGTCAGGTAAATATTTATGATGATAAAAGGCTGCGCATGGAGATTGAAAATAACAGCCAACTTTCGTTTGTTGTCACTAATGAAAGGACAGCTATACAGTGGCTGTATTATGTACTAAAAACTCCCAAGACCTACCAGGAGATTCAGCCCAAATTCATCCAGGAACTGCATCAGCTTAAATATGAGAAAATGCCTGAACTAAGGGATATCCTGGAAGAAAATTTCCTGCAGGATGAAAATGGTAGATGGTATGTACCTGATGTCAATAAGGCCTCAGACCTGGCTAAACTAAGAGAAAAGAGGCTTTTGAAAGAGTTTGATGAATATGTAAACAGCACGGGGAAGCTCAAAGTGTTCCGACTGGAGGCTATCCGTGCAGGTTTTGACAGGTGCTGGAAGCAGAGGGATTTTAAAACCATAGTTAATATTGCCAGACGTCTGCCAGAAAACGTAGTGTATGAGGATCCGGCTATTCTTATGTATTATGACAATGCTTTGGGCAAAGTAGAAGGTTAATTATGGGGGAAGGTACATGTTTGATATAGGCCAGTGGGCTTATGACACTGTTAAAGGTGTACGGGTGCAGGTTATCGGAAAAGAAGACCTCTGGGGTTATGTTTCCTACCAGGTCTATGAGCCTGTGTCAAAGATGTCTTATTTCATCAACGGAGATTATCTCGACAAAAGTCCGGAAGAAAACTACTCTGTTTCATTTGTGCGGTATATTACAGCCCTTGCAAGGATCAAAAATGAATTGGCTGAAGGTATTTTTGTTAAATTGGACGAAAGCATCCTGCCTTTGCCACACCAGGTTTATGCCCTGAACAGGACGCTTTCCGGTAACAATATCCGCTATTTGCTGGCGGATGAAGTGGGTTTAGGGAAAACCATTGAAGCAGGACTGATCATCAGGGAATTGAAAGCACGCGGCCTCATCAAGAGGGTTTTGATAATCTGCCCCAAGGGACTTGTGACCCAGTGGTATATGGAAATGCTGGACAAGTTTCATGAAAAATTCAATATTGTATTATCGGAAGATTATGATACCATCAGAAGAATTTATGGCACCGGAAATGTTTACGAGGCATTTGATAATGTTATCAGTCCCATGGATTCTATAAAGCCTTTAGAAAAGAGAACAGGATGGGACGATGAAAAGATACGGCAGTATAATGATGAACGTATCTATGCCATTATCAACAGCGGATGGGATTTGATTATTATAGACGAGGCCCACCGTGTGGCCGGAAGTTCAAGTGAAGTGGCAAGGTACAAGATGGCAAACCTGTTAGCCAAGGCAAGCCCCTACCTGCTTCTGCTCACTGCCACTCCGCATTCGGGTAAAACAGAGCCGTTTTTGCGCCTGGTAAGGCTTTTGGATGAAAAGGCTTTCCCGGATTATCGTGCTATAGTAAAGGAGCAGGTTGCACCCTATGTTATCCGCACAGAAAAACGCGAAGCGATAGATTATGAAGGCAACAGGCTTTTTAAGGATAGAATAACCAGGGTTATAGGTATAAAGTGGAGTGAAAGGCATAGTTTGCAAAAGGAGCTTTACCAGCGTGTAACCAGGTATGTAGCCAATGGATACAAAAAGGCCATAAAACAGAAAAAATACCACGTCGGGTTTTTGATGGTTCTCATGCA encodes:
- the sigH gene encoding RNA polymerase sporulation sigma factor SigH; translation: MKSNLQLETTSIYSVMDDEEIVMAARSGNDKALEYLIHKYKNFVRAKARTYFLIGADREDIIQEGMIGLYKAIRDFKGDKLSSFKCFAELCITRQIITAVKTATRQKHIPLNSYISLNKPVFDEESDRTLLDVICGNEVVSDPEEMIISREEIAGIEGKLNEMLSKLEWKVLSLYLEGKSYNEIALELHRHVKSIDNALQRVKRKLEKYFEEEKFKLHYINE
- the brxF gene encoding BREX-3 system P-loop-containing protein BrxF, coding for MDGHLMLKEIAEGYSVKSQKVIIACVDRDILKYFFSNWEWLNLGLIVSEHLLKLPKEARKEEIVDIVRKIIEVTDSENVVIENIDVLFSPEYSLDVIKLFTLAGKNKRLIILWEGTFKNGILTYAEPGYDDYHSYEIKNYDAYCITK
- a CDS encoding exonuclease SbcC; this encodes MKYSELVSFEPIETVIQIKDADDSEKAAKLIESYVMSDDMAKMINDKILSELNLNEVVDNKGVFLVGNYGTGKSHLMSVISAIAEDENNIKYLKNKKFAEYIKPIAGKFEVLRIEIGAVKTSLRDIITKELEKDLSKRGIFFTFPPADTITSNKEALNEMMAKFECAYGTKGYLLVIDELLDYLKSRTQMDLMLDFAFLRELGEFIKNSRFRVICGVQEALFDNPSFTFVSTTLLKVKDRFEQAIIRREDIAYVVSERILKKNAEQKAKIREHLQKFCSLYKNMAERMEEFVDLFPIHPAYIETFQRVYLAEKREVLKTISATVKSIIDTEVPSDEPGIKSYDSYWKYIKENLAKKAEPEIKEVLDKSSLLEDIINRSFTAKAVYKPLAIRIIYALSVHRLTTGSLDVKSGLIVQNLKDDLCLYIDTPIKEEEFLLSTIQSVMKAIMETVSGQFIAYNKDNEQYYLDLKKDIDYDAKIEQKANVLHDSQLNHYFYSIIYDMLDWDANEYVPGHKIYEYFINWEEKNIYRIGYLFMGESNERPTAQPPRDFYVYFLPPYGVLTAADEKKDDEVFLKFKGDEEFKSNLKMFAAATEMELLAAQSDTKKIYNRKAEDYKKAAKKWIDANKISCFTVTYKGITRQLIEVLHGKRLNDKTFKEIIDMAASISLSDYFNEKYPRYPKFQVKITERNIREVLGRGLDYIAGKQTQDGANLLDSFGLLSEGKIKPENSMYAMHFIKKINSLPSNNVLNAMDIFDNPYHDVYYDKEFKLGREWIVLILAAMAYSGYVTILAGNNVRYDASNLDALAKENLLYLIEFKHIARPKAPAMAELKKAFSVLGIPEGLIVNPNTWDDAVKELLSTTRNLADRALHARNILNENFVLWGEQLIPNNIMDDYKEKTRVVLDFANAVNSRFNTPAKLINFDYTIKQLENIAESIRTIRIVERYQDLKNQCSANIEYFSKVELVVDDENWKNKIKAEKDAFFAVRDALRTPDDVTDYATIINQRLNALKEEYITYYMDLHAKCRLGINDSARKGRILEDKTMANLKKLTNISGILSVGIFNEIVEKELSPLKVCYELSSVELKQSHICPHCHFKPSDNEKPVKGSLDIIEDKLERLLKEWTQAILSSIQDPLVASDTEYLKPEQKQVIKAFLSSQKLPEIVDNHFIEAVNTLLQGLDKVEVDIGELSQTILSWGPCTIDDLKRKFDTLIARWSKGKDKNKLRIIIKK
- a CDS encoding DNA methylase; protein product: MKLTKELLDKVRHFEGFPIGRDEDIIALSQPPYYTACPNPFIEDFIKEHGKPYDEENDCYHREPFAADVSEGKNDPIYNAHSYHTKVPYKAIMRYILHYTEPGDIVFDGFCGTGMTGVAAQMCGNPDPEFKLRIESEMPYVKWGARKAILNDLSPAATFIAANYNLPVDVVEFEKEAKRILDECEKECGWMYETQHVDESGKVITGIDGKPIIGRINYVVWSDVFVCPNCSKEIVFWETAVDKEKGQVVERFSCPHCRSELKKTDCERAKETVYDRALKENHTFAKQVPVHISYSVDNKRCNKDPDAFDLELLQRIEEMEIPYWYPTDRMPEGYNTEQPKKSHGITHVHHFYTKRNLWVLASLYKKILLVQIQKIREALLFGFNNVQQRHCKLNAMRFNVSFPSNITSGTLYMPSLIKENNIYDQFKNKFFKRFTHVFNKLIIKDNSIISTNSHTNVVMVPNNSIDYIFTDPPFGSNLMYSELNFLWEAWLRVFTNNKPEAVINKVQKKGLTEYQELMEKCFAECYRILKPGRWMTVEFHNSSNAVWNSIQEALLRAGFVVADVRTLDKQQGSFKQVTTTSAVKQDLIISAYKPKESFKRRFLEHAGSSDAVWDFVRQHLEKLPVVVESKGKLTVIPERQAYLLFDRMVAYHIINGIPVPMDAGEFYQGLKERFVERDGMYFLPGQVNIYDDKRLRMEIENNSQLSFVVTNERTAIQWLYYVLKTPKTYQEIQPKFIQELHQLKYEKMPELRDILEENFLQDENGRWYVPDVNKASDLAKLREKRLLKEFDEYVNSTGKLKVFRLEAIRAGFDRCWKQRDFKTIVNIARRLPENVVYEDPAILMYYDNALGKVEG